A segment of the Solea solea chromosome 14, fSolSol10.1, whole genome shotgun sequence genome:
ctcCTATGCCTTCAAGGCTTTGAGTTGTAAATACAAaccatattaaaaacaaataaaaaaaccatcaagaaatgacgaccagtgtttttttccccaaaacctatgtggagcaaagaaacttgAACATATTCGCTAACATGTTTCagttataaaaaagaaaaacctctaAATTATCAAATAGTTTGTGATAATTTagaaatcaattaataattggtTAATCATAGCAGTCCTAAGAACCATATAACAGTGTAACAAGTGTAAAAGCCAATAGCCAATGATTGGTAtttataatgttaatgtttaatgttattttttatagAGATAActatctttttctttcatcatttACACTGACATTGTGAGGCTTTCAAGAGGGAAAATAAACTTTATATTATTTGCTTTCCTTTTAGACTAAACAATCATGGCACAGGAAGTCAGTCTACGTTCGGTGTCCCTCGGAGTGGTGGGTATGACTTGTAACTCCTGTGTCCAGTCCATAGAGCAGCACATCGGGTCTCTCTCAGGAGTGATACATATAAAGGTAAATGCATTGTTTGCAATGATATAAACACACTTCTTATTTTTAGTGCCATGTATGTTTCCATGttcatttgcttgtttgtttttttaatctgctgACTCAGAAAAACTTGCTtcctatttcttttttaaaaacaggatCTGAAATGACTATCATATATGTTGTAATGATGCAGTATGTTTTAAACATGGAAAGAGCAAATATGTATAAATTATATTAAGTAAAGTTTGCTGTCCATAGGGTAATgtagtttgatttattttagctGTTACTTGAGCCATATGAAAAGACAAAGCCTAGAGCTAAATTACAATGGTTGTGGCctgttgttttgtattttgtatgtttatCCCTCAGGCTGCGGTTAAATGAGACGATAATGTAATAGTTTGTTCCAAATAGAGCTCTGCCCTTTGCAGGACTGTGACAGCAGGTCGAAATGCTGTTTGTACcaacaggaaatgtcatttgtgtCTTGGATGAGAATTTAGTGCCTGGGTTATTTCATGGTAATCTATAAAGACAAGAGtgaatagggtttttttttcttgttagaACAGTTATTGTCTCATTCCTAGCCTTCCCCCATCTCTCATTCTCAGGCACACTGACTTACTACTAAATCTGCACCATAGTCTGTAGCTTACAGCTCAGTCTGGTGATACCTTCAGTGTGTCACATGTTTGCTGCTTCTACCAAAAGAGGGGGAGCTAGGACTCATTGTCCTGCAGAATATCCTGTAAGCTTTCAAAGGCCACTGACTGatttacaccccccccccccgcagtgTAAAGTTCTTTTGTTACAATAATGATCATAGTATAGCAGTACTAGTTTCTCTCTTCTGCTATATGAAACATATCTATGTTTGCTTTTATTAATCTGTAAAGGAAATGCTACATGTTTTGACCTAGTCTAACCCataactttacttttattttataggtGTCTTTAGAACAAAGCAATGCCACCATCATATTTGACAGCAACCGACAGAGTCCAGAGTCTCTGTCAGAGGCTATTGAGGACATGGGCTTTGATTCAAGTCTATCAGAGTCCATCCCAGCTATGCTGGTATCAACAGATACCCAGCTGATACCCACTTCAGATTTGACACCTGCAGCCCTGGAGGAGGCTTTAAAGAAGCTATCCCAGGTTCAGGGAGTGCTGGATGTCAGCAAGAGCCAGGTTGAGATGGGTCTTTCCATCACCTTTGTTCCCTCCCTGATTTCAGCACTGCAGCTGAGGAAGCTGCTGGCCAGCCTAACGTCTTCAGAGGTCCCCACACCTGACAGCCTGGTGGAAAAAGCCTCAAACATGTCTGCATCTCACATAAGGCAGGGAGATGTGTTACTATTGAAGCTGGGCATTAAAGGAATGACATGCCACTCCTGCACCAGCACCATTGAAGGGAAGATAGGAAAACTGAAAGGGATTGAAAAGATCAAAGGTGATGTACTTGACCTGTTAATAAACTTGTAGTCATGTATAACTTCTGAGCTAGAATGTTGTAACGCAGGTCACAGGTGTCTTGTTATTGTGTATGTCAGCACAGTCAGGCAGGTTTATTACTGACAGTTAGACCCATGGAATTTGACTCCATGAAATCCTTTAATTGGCATTGTTATAAGGAGTTACGTGCTAAGAGATAGGATTACATTTGCCAACTACGGATTTGATGTTCTATTTTGTGTGCCGTATGGAGTATAAAAATCTACATCATCTTCATGTTGAAATACTTCTCTCACTTTATGCTgtgttatatttttaattttgactTGTCTTAATTACCCACAGTTGTTTTAGAGTCTCAGGAAGCTGCAGTCTTGTACCTCCCCAAAGCCATCACCGTCCAGACCATCATCGACCAGATTGCTGTGGCTGGTTTCAAGGCTTTTGTGAAGTGCAAGCCCCGCCCTGTGCAGCTGTCCCCCAATGTAATCGAACATTTTCTTGATTCTCAAAAGCCAACTGTTGCTTCACAATCAGAGATTCCAGAAGAGACTGAAATCTTCATAGATTTAACACTAGTCATGCTCAGGGTGAAAGGCATGCATTGCCATTCCTGTGTGGTCAACATTCAGGACAACATCTCGTTGCTGCCTAGTGTTTCCTCAGTGGAGGTCTCTCTGGAAAAGGAGAAGGCTTCTATCTGCTATGATCCTCTAAAGATTACAGTGCCTCAACTACAGCAAGCAATTGAGGCATTGCCTCCGGGAAACTTCAAGACTCAACCCTGGGACTCCACGGGCCCTTTAAGTCCTGTGTCCATATCACCCATACCTGCCTCGTCATCATCTCGGTCCGCAGGGACAGTTGCACCTGCTTCACAGTCTTATTTCACACAGCCTCTGGCATCTGTAGCTGATATCCACATTGAGGGCATGACATGTGACTCCTGTGTTCAGTCTATCGAAGGCATGCTCTCTCAAAAGAAGGGTGTGGTATCAGCCCAGGTCTCTCTGGCTGAACACCAGGGGATCTTTGAGTATGATCCCCTGTTGACCACACCGGAGGAGCTCAGGGAGGCTATAGAGAACATGGGATTTGATGCCTTCCTACCAGGTGAGAGGACAGATCATGTGCTTGTGTCAGCCAAATTAACATAGCAAAATGGATGAagccctttttctttttgcacgattgaaagctgtagtgtgtaacttttaaatataaatgaaggCCTGCTTCATATAAGCCATTGTAAAATAATTCTCTcggctccacacaactctctctgtatGTCACCTGATATTGTGTTGCTCGGCAACATTCCTGCTCAATGGAAGTGGTTCATTTTATGTTAAGACAGataaaggcaacagcaacattgtgctagtagttcagcagtttgatggacTAAACTATCCTTgcctgcccctgcactgctgctgtatacacccaaacgctccctctgtcacatagtaataaaaacatcaatgtttatccactgcagctttaaatttatAGCTGTCTATAGATAGTGCAGAATATAGCTTCACTATGTTGCCACTCTGCAGTGTTGAGACGTCATAACTAACTGCAAATTATACTTCCCTTTAATTACTATAATTTGTTTTCCACAGCAACCAATTCTCTGCTGCCTTCACCAGAACCCTGTGTCACAAAGTCAACAAGTTTAGTGCCTGTGAAAGATATCGAGATGGACAGTGATCCACGCAAAGAAATGCCCCAGGGACACAACGGAGACAAGCAATCTAAATGTTATATCCAGATTGGAGGGATGACCTGTGCTTCGTGTGTGGCAAACATCGAAAGAAACCTCAAGAATGAACCTGGTTTGTAAAGacacataaatatttaaatatgtcagtAAGGTAATTTGAGGCTGATGAGAAAATCTTTAATGTTCTCCAGGTATCTACTCTGTTTTGGTGGCATTAATGGCCAGTAAAGCAGAAGTGCGCTACAACCCTGAAGTCATTGACCCTGTGAAGGTAGCCGAGTGTGTGATAGAGCTGGGCTTCACCGCCTCTGTGATGGAGAACTACGAAGGTTCAGATGGAAACCTAGAACTAGTGGTGAGTtaccatttgtgttttttttaagaaaagatAAATGACATGCCTTAAGCTATTTCTGTAatgttaaatctgtaaataaattCAATCATATTTGAGAAGGAGGTTGAATACATGCAGTGGGTGAATCATACATTTCCCTCTTGATATcctttttaatatgtttttgtcCCCTTCTCTACTTGTGCTCCTCTCTGCCTTCTTTCAGGTCAGGGGAATGACTTGTGCCTCTTGTGTTCACAAAATTGAATCCAGTCTTATGAGAGAAAAGGGGATTATTTATGCCTCTGTTGCCTTGGCAACCAACAAAGCACATGTGAAGTATGACTCAGAAATCATAGGCCCGCGAGACATCATTAAGCTGATCGAGGTACTACCTTCTCCTGCAGAACATTTCATACACTATAAGATCTGAAGCAAAAGGATTTAATTTGATCAGTTCTTgggttgttttatttgtagaaTCTGGGGTTCGACTCATCCTTGGTAAAGAGAGATCGCACAGCCAGTCACCTCGACCACAGCAAAGAGATAAAACAGTGAGTAACTAATAATGGTACAGTTATTAATTTGGCATACTATTACAgatgttttgatttttgtcagcagtgtgtatatattatgCTCTGTGTACGCTTGCTTTGTCGcacaaatatttaaaactaatttacaaagtaaaaataacaaaactctCTTTAAGGTGGAGGAAATCCTTCCTGATCAGCTTGTTTTTCTGCGTGCCTGTGATGGGCATGATGATCTACATGATTATCATGGACCACCACATGAATGCTTCACACCACCACAATGCTACAGTAGAGGACCGCAATCATTACCATTCCACCATGTTCCTGGAGAGACAGCTGCTGCCAGGCCTCTCCATCATGAACctcctttccttcctcttctGTGTCCCAGTACAGGTAAGTCCATTCCAGGAATCGTAGGGACATTTCAGCAGCACATTTTCAGATTATTTAGACAAACGTATTCAGGAGCGACAGGGGAGTCTGTGGTTCCTTGATTATaacctttctttatttttttcctctcctcagtTTATTGGAGGTCGCTACTTCTACATTCAAGCTTACAAAGCACTCAAACACAGATCTGCCAACATGGATGTGCTTATAGTTCTAGCTACGTCCATAGCCTTTACCTACTCACTGGTGGTTCTTATAGTAGCCATAGCAGAGAAAGCCAAAGTCAACCCCATCACTTTCTTCGATACACCACCTATgctctttgttttcatctctCTGGGACGCTGGCTGGAACAGATAGCTAAGGTGTttctcattgttattattattgttgacgATGTCTCTAACATTCAATATATCTTTCGaaagtattaaaatgaacaaagtCTTTAAAAATTGTTCTGTCTGCATCTTCCATATAGAGTAAAACATCTGAGGCTTTGTCCAAGCTTATGTCTCTACAAGCCACCGAGGCCACAGTGGTCAATCTCAGCAGTGACATGACTGTTATCAGGTACCTGTCCACACGTTGTTCCCTGGCACATTTCTCGTATTGATATTAGATGATTTGGGGTTATTCTATTAGTAATATGGTAAGATATCTCACTACAGGAAGCATGCTGTGAACTTAGGAGCCCTAATTCATTAAAATCCATTTTTTCCAGTGAGGAGCAGGTAGATGTTGAGCTGGTGCAGAGGGGTGATGTGGTGAAAGTCGTTCCTGGAGGGAAGTTTCCAGTAGACGGCAGGGTCATCGAGGGACACTCCATGGCTGACGAGTCACTAATCACAGGTTAGTcgttacatttttttaaaatgtgagtgTGGATCCAGCTCTGACTGTTCTCTGATATTGAATTATTATCTTTTTAAACCTAAAATGTACCTGCACTGACAGATGTGAAGAGATGCTCTAAACAGAGGAGGtgaaaatcaaagaaaatagTTCAACAAATACCCAAAATCAGGTTGCTGTGCTATAATGTCTAATTTACCTGCATCTTTATTAATTGATACATTTTACTATAACTATAACAAACTTAAATgtatcatattattataattattatcattactcaGTCAGAAAACATCGTCATGTATTTGGTGATTATTTGAGCTGGGGTTTCTTCTGCAGCACCAGTATTTCCTCCAGATGATGTTTTTTGGTGCCTTGTATTGTCGTGTTTGCTCAACAGCTGTTGCTTTGTGACTCCAGGTGAGGCCATGCCAGTGACGAAGAAGCCTGGGAGCACTGTGATCGCAGGCTCCATTAACCAGAACGGCTCTCTGCTCGTCAGTGCTACACATGTTGGCATGGACACGACGCTGTGTCAGATTGTTAAACTAGTGGAGGAGGCTCAGACCTCAAAGGTGAATCCTGTCATTGCTACACTGTGTCTACCTGCCCTGAGGGTAATCCTGGGAAGGTGTgtgatttctgacattttatatttttaggcTCCCATCCAGCAGTATGCAGATAAGATCAGTGGCTACTTTGTTCCCTTCATTGTTGGGATATCTCTAGTGACACTGCTCGCCTGGATCATCATTGGGTTTTTGGACTTCTCACTAGTGGAGAAATATTTTCCTG
Coding sequences within it:
- the atp7a gene encoding copper-transporting ATPase 1, whose translation is MAQEVSLRSVSLGVVGMTCNSCVQSIEQHIGSLSGVIHIKVSLEQSNATIIFDSNRQSPESLSEAIEDMGFDSSLSESIPAMLVSTDTQLIPTSDLTPAALEEALKKLSQVQGVLDVSKSQVEMGLSITFVPSLISALQLRKLLASLTSSEVPTPDSLVEKASNMSASHIRQGDVLLLKLGIKGMTCHSCTSTIEGKIGKLKGIEKIKVVLESQEAAVLYLPKAITVQTIIDQIAVAGFKAFVKCKPRPVQLSPNVIEHFLDSQKPTVASQSEIPEETEIFIDLTLVMLRVKGMHCHSCVVNIQDNISLLPSVSSVEVSLEKEKASICYDPLKITVPQLQQAIEALPPGNFKTQPWDSTGPLSPVSISPIPASSSSRSAGTVAPASQSYFTQPLASVADIHIEGMTCDSCVQSIEGMLSQKKGVVSAQVSLAEHQGIFEYDPLLTTPEELREAIENMGFDAFLPATNSLLPSPEPCVTKSTSLVPVKDIEMDSDPRKEMPQGHNGDKQSKCYIQIGGMTCASCVANIERNLKNEPGIYSVLVALMASKAEVRYNPEVIDPVKVAECVIELGFTASVMENYEGSDGNLELVVRGMTCASCVHKIESSLMREKGIIYASVALATNKAHVKYDSEIIGPRDIIKLIENLGFDSSLVKRDRTASHLDHSKEIKQWRKSFLISLFFCVPVMGMMIYMIIMDHHMNASHHHNATVEDRNHYHSTMFLERQLLPGLSIMNLLSFLFCVPVQFIGGRYFYIQAYKALKHRSANMDVLIVLATSIAFTYSLVVLIVAIAEKAKVNPITFFDTPPMLFVFISLGRWLEQIAKSKTSEALSKLMSLQATEATVVNLSSDMTVISEEQVDVELVQRGDVVKVVPGGKFPVDGRVIEGHSMADESLITGEAMPVTKKPGSTVIAGSINQNGSLLVSATHVGMDTTLCQIVKLVEEAQTSKAPIQQYADKISGYFVPFIVGISLVTLLAWIIIGFLDFSLVEKYFPGYDKSISRSEAVIRFAFQASITVLCIACPCSLGLATPTAVMVGTGVGAQNGILIKGGEPLEMAHKVQTVVFDKTGTITYGAPKVIQVKIVVEGNKMPRSRLLAIVGTAENNSEHPLGAAITKYCKQDLGTESLGTCTGFQAVPGCGIRCQVSNTETLLKQADSDSEDNNQRNSILVQISDTRMTTNSHPLIMDPQPLSSVPTATYVVLIGNREWMKRNCLHVSPDIDEAMTEHERRGRTAVLVAVDDLLCAMIAIADTVKPEADLAVHTLTNMGLEVVLMTGDNSKTARAIAAQVGIKKVFAEVLPSHKVAKVEQLQQAGKRVAMVGDGINDSPALAMADVGIAIGTGTDVAIEAADVVLIRNDLLDVVGSIDLSKKTVKRIRINFIFALIYNLVGIPIAAGVFLPIGLVLQPWMGSAAMALSSVSVVLSSLLLKCYTKPSAEQLEARLGNIRRQRSLSDVSIHIGMGDVRRPSPKLSLLDRIITYSRASINSLRSDKHSLNSLVLSEPDKHSLLVGEALGDEEFC